In one Zymobacter palmae genomic region, the following are encoded:
- a CDS encoding GMC oxidoreductase, with amino-acid sequence MTTIQHIAAYKKPLDAFDVVVVGSGPSGATVARTLAEQGKAVLILEFGGLPSPGAALTPHQATFTKAVTYTEQMDGNPWTACCVGGGMQFYSAITFRYRAADLRASQFLESDMAIDWPIEIQELNEHYAYIEALLGIEHMGDYPLSARATRIAAAMSSLGYHPHPMPLAILPPQHPHGCGYCAACDSRCCPMGAKASVITRSIINDDGLPGSITVLYGCLVKRILQESEGQASGVECYIPFSSQRLRIPVAKVVCCSNAIQSSALLLRSRSSFAPRGIGNEHDLVGRGLSLKVSGYSIGSNRRWLKEADLAAPHRGAPATVYTDDFYQAPDMPTRFGGLIYEVASPVPEENIGHLRIHYLAGDEPWSHNRITLEDKEDEFGIPILRFQYRNTANDEARLAYLTARADEILREAGAVTIRHDRPMHRKGASHLHGTARAGVDPARSVVDPLGKVHGYDNVYVMDASVMNFAGNWNPTHTIMANARRMALALR; translated from the coding sequence ATGACAACCATTCAGCATATTGCGGCCTATAAGAAGCCGCTGGATGCCTTTGATGTCGTGGTTGTAGGGTCCGGACCGTCTGGCGCCACGGTAGCGCGCACCCTTGCCGAGCAAGGCAAGGCCGTACTGATTCTGGAGTTCGGAGGTCTGCCATCTCCGGGGGCAGCACTAACGCCTCACCAAGCCACGTTCACCAAGGCCGTGACCTACACCGAGCAAATGGATGGCAACCCGTGGACCGCCTGCTGTGTTGGGGGTGGCATGCAGTTTTATTCCGCTATCACTTTTCGCTACCGGGCCGCGGACTTGCGCGCTAGTCAGTTTCTGGAATCTGACATGGCCATTGACTGGCCGATCGAAATTCAGGAACTGAACGAACACTACGCGTATATCGAAGCATTGCTGGGTATTGAGCATATGGGGGATTACCCGCTGAGTGCCCGTGCGACGCGGATCGCCGCCGCCATGTCCTCGCTGGGCTACCACCCGCACCCCATGCCGCTGGCTATTCTTCCTCCGCAACACCCGCACGGGTGTGGCTACTGCGCCGCCTGTGACAGTCGCTGCTGCCCAATGGGGGCCAAGGCATCGGTCATCACGCGCTCAATCATCAATGATGACGGCCTGCCGGGCAGTATTACGGTGCTGTACGGCTGTCTGGTCAAGCGCATCCTGCAAGAAAGCGAAGGGCAGGCCAGCGGCGTGGAGTGCTATATCCCGTTCTCGTCCCAGCGTCTGCGCATACCGGTGGCGAAGGTCGTGTGCTGTAGCAATGCCATTCAGTCCAGCGCTTTGCTGCTGCGCTCCCGATCGTCTTTCGCCCCACGCGGTATCGGCAACGAGCATGATCTGGTCGGACGCGGACTGTCGCTCAAGGTCAGTGGGTATTCCATTGGATCGAATCGGCGCTGGTTGAAAGAGGCGGACCTTGCGGCGCCCCATCGAGGTGCGCCCGCTACGGTCTATACCGATGATTTCTATCAGGCTCCAGATATGCCGACCCGCTTTGGCGGACTGATCTACGAAGTGGCATCGCCGGTTCCTGAAGAGAACATCGGTCATTTAAGAATCCACTACCTGGCGGGTGATGAACCGTGGTCCCACAACCGCATCACCCTAGAAGACAAGGAAGATGAGTTCGGTATACCGATTCTCCGCTTCCAGTACCGCAACACGGCTAACGACGAAGCACGCTTGGCTTACCTCACCGCGCGGGCCGACGAGATTTTGCGTGAGGCGGGGGCGGTAACGATCCGGCATGATCGCCCGATGCACCGGAAAGGCGCTTCGCACCTGCATGGCACGGCACGCGCGGGTGTTGATCCTGCCCGGTCGGTCGTCGACCCGCTGGGCAAGGTACACGGTTACGATAACGTTTATGTCATGGACGCGTCGGTAATGAACTTTGCCGGCAACTGGAACCCGACTCACACCATCATGGCCAATGCACGACGCATGGCACTGGCACTGCGCTGA
- a CDS encoding alpha,alpha-trehalose-phosphate synthase (UDP-forming) — translation MSRLIIVSNRVMAPSAAACPGGLASGLLDALHQVGGIWFGWNGKVDESTAALERQQAGNITFVTTSFTPRQYQQYYCRFANGVLWPSFHYRTDLAHYDQQDYEGYRRVNEMLALKLKPLLRDDDVLWVQDYHLIPFATACRQLGVHNRIGFFLHIPFPCVEVARTIPMHQALFGCLADYDLVGFQTTSDQQAFLDHARCFGSPGATPTTGVYPIGIQPQAFTTMAEAHVAERSLLNSADRHHGRQAILGIDRLDYSKGLHERFQAYEQLLDRYPKHHRRVQFIQIAPITRQDIDYYRHIHERLNTLTGRINGRFGDLDWLPLRYINQDYTRDSLAGLMRQARVGFVTPLRDGMNLVAKEYVAAQSEQDPGVLVLSSFAGAAHELSAALIVNPYDRSDVSAALNRALTMPLEERQERHRAMMVALNRTTIDRWHSRFLSDLNIAHLAHANMR, via the coding sequence CGCCTTCGGCAGCGGCTTGTCCCGGTGGGCTGGCCAGCGGCTTGCTGGATGCCCTGCATCAGGTGGGGGGCATCTGGTTCGGCTGGAACGGCAAGGTGGACGAAAGCACGGCAGCACTGGAGCGGCAGCAAGCAGGCAATATCACCTTCGTGACCACGTCGTTCACTCCTCGACAGTATCAGCAATACTACTGTCGCTTTGCCAACGGCGTACTGTGGCCGAGCTTTCACTATCGCACGGATCTTGCTCACTACGATCAGCAGGATTATGAGGGGTACCGGCGTGTCAATGAGATGCTAGCACTGAAGTTGAAGCCGCTGCTGCGGGACGATGACGTGCTATGGGTGCAGGATTACCACCTCATCCCGTTCGCCACGGCGTGCCGCCAGCTGGGCGTACACAACCGTATCGGCTTCTTTCTGCATATTCCTTTTCCCTGTGTGGAAGTGGCACGCACCATCCCCATGCACCAAGCGCTCTTTGGCTGTCTGGCCGACTATGATCTGGTGGGTTTTCAGACTACAAGTGATCAGCAGGCCTTTTTGGACCATGCCCGCTGCTTCGGCAGTCCCGGCGCGACGCCGACGACAGGTGTCTATCCCATCGGCATTCAGCCGCAAGCGTTTACGACGATGGCTGAAGCACACGTGGCCGAGCGGTCACTGCTCAACAGTGCGGACCGTCATCACGGGCGACAGGCCATTCTAGGCATCGACCGACTCGATTACTCAAAAGGCCTTCACGAACGCTTCCAGGCCTACGAACAGCTGCTTGATCGGTACCCTAAGCATCACCGTCGGGTCCAATTCATCCAGATTGCGCCCATCACCCGTCAGGACATCGACTATTACCGCCATATCCACGAGCGACTCAATACGCTTACCGGCAGAATCAATGGCCGTTTTGGCGACCTGGACTGGCTGCCGCTGCGCTACATCAACCAAGACTACACCCGCGACAGTTTGGCGGGACTAATGCGACAGGCACGTGTCGGTTTTGTCACGCCGCTGAGAGACGGCATGAACCTTGTCGCCAAGGAATACGTTGCCGCTCAGTCCGAACAAGATCCTGGCGTATTGGTTCTGTCTAGCTTTGCAGGCGCGGCCCATGAATTGAGCGCTGCGTTGATCGTCAATCCCTACGATCGCAGCGACGTATCGGCGGCATTGAATCGGGCATTGACCATGCCCTTGGAAGAACGCCAAGAACGCCATCGCGCAATGATGGTGGCCTTGAACAGGACCACCATTGATCGTTGGCACTCGCGTTTTCTTTCCGATCTTAATATCGCTCATCTGGCGCACGCCAATATGCGTTGA
- a CDS encoding NADH:flavin oxidoreductase/NADH oxidase yields MSTPVLFQPNRIGALALDNRIVIPPMCQYSAHDGKPTDWHTQHWGNMLQSGAGLFIVEGTAVSPEGRISAHDLGLWDDHTEAAFADILGRVRRYSEMPVGIQLAHAGRKASCHRSWIKKGAQIAPHQPEGWQTIAPSALPYAEGYQTPREMGLDDISHIRQAFVDAARRAVNLGFNLIEVHAAHGYLLHEFLSPLSNQRTDQYGGNLQKRMRFPLEVFAAVRDVVPSNIPVGVRISATDGVEGGWDIEQSQAFCREIEAHKGSFIDVTSGGLDPRQVLDDYPAYQIPLARAIKAAIDDIPVMGVGLITTPELAEATVAVGDVDLVGIGRGMLYDPRWPWHAAAKLGASIEVSPQYWRGHPSVLNGTFRIRGQR; encoded by the coding sequence ATGTCCACTCCCGTATTATTCCAACCCAACCGGATTGGCGCGCTAGCGCTCGACAACCGTATCGTCATTCCACCCATGTGCCAGTACTCCGCCCATGACGGTAAGCCCACCGACTGGCACACCCAGCACTGGGGCAACATGCTGCAGTCCGGTGCAGGTCTATTCATCGTCGAGGGTACGGCGGTCAGCCCCGAGGGCCGTATCAGCGCTCACGATCTTGGGCTGTGGGACGATCATACTGAAGCAGCGTTCGCTGATATCCTCGGTCGCGTGCGCCGCTACAGTGAAATGCCCGTGGGTATCCAGCTGGCCCATGCAGGCCGCAAGGCATCCTGCCATCGTTCTTGGATCAAGAAAGGCGCGCAGATTGCCCCCCATCAGCCAGAGGGCTGGCAAACCATCGCACCATCTGCACTGCCTTATGCCGAGGGGTATCAGACACCGCGTGAAATGGGTCTGGATGACATCAGCCACATCAGGCAGGCCTTTGTCGATGCCGCACGGCGCGCGGTCAATCTGGGCTTTAACCTGATCGAAGTGCACGCGGCACACGGTTACCTACTGCACGAGTTCCTGTCCCCCTTGTCCAACCAGCGCACCGATCAGTACGGCGGCAATCTGCAGAAACGTATGCGTTTTCCACTGGAAGTCTTCGCCGCCGTGCGTGACGTCGTGCCATCGAACATTCCGGTAGGTGTGCGCATTTCCGCCACAGACGGGGTAGAGGGTGGCTGGGATATCGAACAGTCCCAGGCGTTCTGCCGCGAGATCGAAGCACACAAAGGCAGCTTTATCGACGTCACCTCAGGCGGGCTGGACCCACGTCAGGTGCTGGACGACTATCCGGCCTACCAGATCCCACTGGCTCGCGCGATCAAGGCCGCCATTGATGACATTCCGGTGATGGGCGTAGGTCTGATCACGACGCCTGAGCTGGCCGAAGCCACCGTGGCGGTCGGCGATGTCGACCTAGTCGGTATCGGACGCGGCATGCTGTATGACCCCCGCTGGCCGTGGCATGCCGCGGCTAAGCTCGGCGCCTCAATCGAAGTGAGCCCGCAGTACTGGCGTGGTCACCCATCGGTATTGAACGGCACGTTCAGGATTCGTGGGCAGCGCTGA
- a CDS encoding YkgJ family cysteine cluster protein produces MDTIDREEVDEVCALAEAGQQDYDARFELSRMLLEPIEDEASDSKMIACCKGCDHCCHLRIEAYEFELDSIHAYYLRELNSEQQAKIKEAIVERYPIVKDLGDQEQRSINVRCPFLIDSQCSIYPVRPMSCAGYNSCDDSLCKRSNDDPNDTSFGIPQDQNIGYMKMRQMALVQMALDLSFEEEREIISGMHRRLFG; encoded by the coding sequence ATGGATACGATCGACAGAGAAGAGGTCGACGAGGTATGTGCGTTGGCAGAGGCCGGGCAACAGGACTATGACGCCCGCTTCGAACTGAGCCGCATGCTGTTGGAGCCTATTGAGGACGAAGCCAGTGACTCGAAGATGATCGCGTGCTGCAAGGGCTGCGATCACTGTTGCCACTTGCGTATCGAAGCCTACGAGTTTGAACTGGACAGCATCCATGCCTATTATCTGCGCGAGCTGAACAGTGAGCAGCAGGCAAAGATCAAAGAAGCTATCGTCGAGCGCTATCCGATCGTGAAGGATCTTGGGGATCAGGAACAGCGTAGCATCAATGTTCGCTGTCCTTTCCTGATCGACAGCCAGTGCAGCATCTATCCGGTGCGCCCCATGTCCTGTGCCGGTTACAACTCATGCGATGATTCGCTGTGCAAGCGTTCCAACGATGACCCCAACGATACTAGCTTCGGCATCCCGCAGGACCAAAACATTGGTTATATGAAAATGCGACAGATGGCTCTGGTGCAGATGGCACTGGATTTATCATTCGAAGAAGAGCGCGAGATCATCAGCGGTATGCATCGTCGACTGTTTGGCTGA
- a CDS encoding flotillin family protein, producing the protein MDTSSLSAMMIPAICVVLLLSICLFISKSYKKVPNNVLMVVYGVFGRKKNKNVDSVGQAPQKVCQGGGIFVIPFLQDYRQMSLAPLTVSVDLKEALTIQKTRVDIPATFTVAIPTDKPSILNNAINRLLGMTSAQIIEQGNNIIIGQLRHVISRMKIEDIISDRDKFLELVNESVELELNKIGLTIINVNIKDILDNNDVINSLGQRETARTIESARIDVSQQQRISAMGIAENEKEREIGIARAEAQKTIGVQEAHRDSTIRQAEIQAEQVSKENESKSLIAQSESELAVKMADARRISEIAAAEADTRVAMERQKAEQARIEKEAIPTANVDKRKLEIASEASAAQVRIAAQGEAEGIRIKAEAEAYSIEQQYRARSEGIAKLVEAFGGDSEKVIQLLLLDKSESLAAIQAEAIKNLKIDSLNVLGGSNGEKEGSGALTSLLKDYVGSVPLTSNFLNTMGYELPKYIVEKQPKESGVATDESL; encoded by the coding sequence ATGGATACATCTTCATTGTCGGCAATGATGATCCCCGCTATCTGCGTGGTGTTGTTGCTGTCGATCTGCCTTTTCATTTCCAAGTCTTATAAGAAGGTCCCCAACAACGTACTGATGGTCGTGTACGGTGTTTTTGGGCGCAAGAAGAATAAGAACGTCGACAGCGTGGGCCAGGCACCGCAGAAAGTGTGTCAGGGTGGCGGTATTTTCGTCATTCCGTTCCTGCAGGACTATCGTCAGATGAGTCTGGCGCCGCTGACGGTCTCCGTTGATCTGAAAGAAGCGCTAACCATTCAGAAGACGCGTGTTGATATTCCGGCGACCTTCACCGTCGCGATTCCGACTGACAAACCGTCGATTCTGAACAATGCCATTAATCGCCTGCTGGGCATGACCAGCGCGCAGATCATTGAGCAGGGCAACAACATCATCATCGGTCAGCTGCGCCATGTCATTTCGCGCATGAAGATCGAAGATATTATCAGCGACCGTGATAAGTTCTTGGAGCTGGTCAACGAAAGCGTTGAGCTTGAGCTGAACAAAATCGGTCTGACCATCATCAACGTCAACATCAAGGACATCCTTGATAACAACGACGTGATCAACTCGCTGGGGCAGCGTGAGACGGCGCGTACCATCGAAAGCGCGCGTATCGACGTGTCGCAGCAGCAGCGCATCAGTGCGATGGGGATCGCTGAGAACGAGAAAGAGCGTGAGATTGGCATCGCGCGTGCTGAAGCGCAGAAGACCATCGGGGTTCAGGAAGCGCACCGTGACTCGACCATTCGTCAGGCTGAAATCCAGGCGGAACAGGTTTCCAAGGAAAACGAGTCGAAGAGCCTGATTGCTCAGTCCGAGTCCGAGCTGGCGGTCAAGATGGCTGATGCTCGTCGCATCAGTGAGATTGCAGCGGCTGAAGCCGATACGCGTGTGGCCATGGAGCGCCAGAAAGCGGAACAGGCACGCATTGAGAAGGAAGCGATTCCGACGGCCAACGTCGATAAGCGCAAACTGGAAATCGCATCCGAGGCATCGGCGGCTCAAGTTCGCATTGCCGCCCAAGGTGAGGCTGAGGGCATTCGCATCAAGGCCGAAGCGGAAGCCTACAGTATTGAACAGCAGTACCGTGCTCGCTCTGAAGGTATCGCCAAGCTGGTGGAGGCGTTCGGTGGCGACAGTGAGAAGGTCATTCAGTTGCTGTTGCTGGATAAGTCCGAATCACTGGCGGCTATTCAGGCGGAAGCAATCAAAAATCTCAAGATCGACAGCCTGAACGTACTGGGCGGCAGCAATGGCGAGAAGGAAGGCAGTGGGGCGCTGACGAGCCTGTTGAAAGACTACGTTGGCTCCGTACCGCTGACCAGCAACTTCCTCAACACGATGGGCTACGAACTGCCAAAGTACATCGTCGAGAAGCAGCCCAAAGAGAGTGGCGTTGCCACTGACGAATCGCTATAA
- a CDS encoding DUF969 domain-containing protein has product MHDTVNLWPLIGIAVISLGFLLKFNPVLVVVTSGVVTGLAAHMSLADILDKLGAGFLSTRNLALILLLPLVVIGLLERYGLKERSQDWIAGIRSATAGRLLIIYLLARQMTAALGLTSLGGHPQMVRPLLAPMAEGAAESRYGALSDTVRYKLRAMAAATDNVGVFFGEDIFVAFGAIMFMHNVIQQASGITLEPLHIALWGIPTAICAFVIHAWRLHRLDHTLALLRTTREG; this is encoded by the coding sequence ATGCATGACACTGTCAATCTATGGCCGCTGATCGGTATCGCAGTCATCTCGCTCGGCTTCCTGCTGAAATTCAATCCCGTGCTGGTGGTGGTGACCTCTGGGGTCGTTACGGGGCTGGCCGCTCACATGTCGCTGGCAGATATCCTCGACAAGCTGGGCGCTGGTTTTTTAAGCACACGTAATCTGGCCCTGATCCTGCTGCTGCCGCTGGTCGTCATCGGTCTATTAGAGCGCTACGGGCTGAAGGAGCGTTCACAGGACTGGATTGCGGGTATCCGCAGTGCCACTGCTGGGCGGCTACTGATCATCTATCTACTGGCTCGCCAGATGACCGCGGCGCTGGGGCTGACCAGTCTTGGCGGACACCCACAAATGGTGCGCCCGCTGCTGGCCCCCATGGCAGAAGGTGCTGCCGAAAGCCGCTACGGTGCACTCTCGGACACGGTACGTTATAAGCTGCGCGCCATGGCTGCCGCCACGGACAACGTGGGTGTGTTCTTCGGTGAAGATATCTTCGTGGCCTTTGGTGCGATCATGTTCATGCACAACGTCATCCAGCAGGCCAGTGGCATTACGCTAGAACCGCTGCACATCGCGTTGTGGGGCATTCCGACCGCAATCTGTGCATTCGTGATCCATGCATGGCGCCTGCACCGTCTTGACCATACGCTTGCACTACTGCGAACCACGAGGGAGGGATAG
- a CDS encoding aminotransferase class III-fold pyridoxal phosphate-dependent enzyme, with product MDNRSLLVKAEAVTAARHYDIDARPPFIVQKAQGAWLEDCDGRTLLDMTSSNGTTLFGYRRAEIDKAIEEQVTQRGLMFPTTLSPQRIALAERLVDRYAAAEKALFFRTGSEGTSAAIRLVRAYTGRRVILSSGYHGWHDWHRGFRQVCWDAQNDVFHFGYSREVLAHLLEQGRGAIAGVIVTPEPGWYSADDFRAMSQLCVQAGVPFILDEVMSGLRYGPAGLNGAGVPADLLVICKGLANGMALSSVAGKADIIDAYDAAGLAGTYNKEVTPMAAALTALDLLEDGALHRSAQMIGTALMNELQQQADHAGIPLWVTGAPLMFKTVFGSEALGDAVGQACFEHGLFLECNGTHMINFAFGEREKDHAVAAFAQALREVVASGAADGLVGTRIVNEQRKAYARRALGAVFEDDDIDVPMAHGLAAIEKHLRTS from the coding sequence ATGGATAACCGTAGTTTGCTGGTGAAGGCGGAAGCCGTTACGGCCGCACGCCACTATGATATTGACGCTCGGCCGCCGTTCATCGTGCAGAAAGCGCAAGGGGCCTGGTTGGAAGATTGCGACGGGCGCACGCTGCTGGATATGACCTCGTCGAACGGTACGACGCTGTTCGGTTATCGCCGAGCCGAGATCGACAAGGCGATTGAGGAGCAGGTTACCCAGCGTGGCCTCATGTTTCCGACTACGCTGTCCCCGCAGCGCATTGCGCTGGCAGAGCGTCTTGTCGATCGCTATGCCGCAGCAGAAAAGGCGCTGTTTTTCCGCACGGGTTCAGAAGGCACCAGCGCGGCCATTAGGCTGGTGCGGGCCTATACCGGGCGGCGTGTCATCCTCTCCAGCGGCTATCACGGCTGGCACGATTGGCATCGCGGGTTCCGGCAGGTCTGCTGGGATGCTCAAAACGATGTGTTCCACTTCGGTTATAGCCGTGAGGTGCTTGCTCACTTGCTTGAACAGGGCCGCGGTGCGATTGCGGGTGTGATCGTAACGCCTGAACCGGGTTGGTATTCCGCAGACGATTTCAGGGCGATGTCACAGCTCTGTGTGCAGGCGGGCGTGCCGTTCATTCTGGACGAAGTGATGTCGGGGCTGCGCTATGGGCCCGCGGGCCTCAACGGTGCCGGTGTTCCGGCCGACCTGTTGGTGATTTGCAAAGGGCTCGCTAATGGAATGGCGCTGTCGAGCGTGGCCGGGAAGGCCGATATCATCGACGCCTATGATGCTGCGGGGTTGGCAGGTACGTACAACAAGGAGGTCACGCCGATGGCGGCGGCATTAACGGCGCTTGATCTGCTGGAAGACGGAGCCCTGCACCGATCCGCGCAGATGATAGGCACCGCGCTTATGAACGAGCTGCAGCAGCAAGCCGATCACGCGGGTATCCCGCTCTGGGTGACGGGAGCCCCGCTGATGTTCAAGACGGTATTCGGCAGCGAGGCACTGGGCGACGCCGTGGGTCAGGCCTGTTTCGAGCATGGACTGTTTCTGGAGTGCAACGGCACGCATATGATCAACTTCGCGTTCGGTGAGCGCGAAAAAGATCATGCGGTGGCCGCCTTTGCTCAAGCCTTGCGGGAGGTTGTGGCTTCAGGTGCCGCCGATGGGCTGGTCGGTACACGAATCGTCAACGAGCAGCGCAAGGCCTATGCGCGCCGTGCGCTTGGCGCGGTATTCGAAGACGATGATATCGACGTGCCGATGGCGCATGGGCTGGCTGCTATCGAAAAGCATCTACGCACCTCTTAA